The Nitrospira sp. sequence TGCAGGGCACTCTGACTGACGGCGACATCCGGCGGGGACTCTTGCGCGGATTGGATCTCAACAGTGCGATTGATACCATCATCCAACGTGAGCCATTAGTCGTGCCGCCTGAGTTGAGCCGTGACACGGTGCTCCAGCTCATGCAGGCCAACAGAGTTCATCAGGTCCCGGTCGTTGACGGCAGCCGGCGCGTCGTGGGGTTGCATTTGTGGGCTGAGCTCATGGAGCCTCCCCAGCGGGCAAATCTGATGATCATCATGGCTGGAGGCGAAGGTACTCGCTTGCGGCCGCATACCGAACACTGTCCAAAGCCGTTATTGCCGCTCGGCGACAAGCCGATGCTCGAACACATTATAGAACTGGCCAGGGCAGAAGGCTTTGTCCGATTTGTGCTGGCGATCCATTATCTTGGACACATGATCGAAGAGTATTTCGGCGACGGCAGTCGTTGGCAGGTACAAATTACCTATCTGCGTGAATCGTCGCCCTTGGGCACGGCCGGCGCGCTGGGGTTACTGCAGGCACGACCCGAACTTCCGTTTGTGGTCACCAACGGAGATGTGATTACCGATATCCACTATGGAAAGTTGCTTGACTTTCACATTCGTCACGAGGCGACTGCGACCATGGCCGTCCGAGTACATGAATGGCAGCATCCTTTCGGAGTCGTGCAGACGCAAGGTGTCGACATCGTCGGTTTCGAAGAAAAGCCGGTTGCTCGCAGCCATATTAATGCCGGTGTCTATGCTCTCGACCCGGAGGCTTTGAGTGTCTTGAGCCCAGAGTCCTACTGTGATATGCCCGTTCTCTTTGAGCGTCTACGAGAGAAGGCCAAGCGCACCGTGGCCTATCCGATGCATGAACCGTGGTTAGACGTCGGCAGGCCTGATGATTTGAGTCGAGCGATCGCTGAATCCTCCAAAACGTTAAAAGACGAGCCAAGAAAAGTCTGACCCGTTTCTTCATCAGTTGACGTGTCGCGCCCTCAATTGTTCTGATTCCTCTGAATGAAACGATGATCCGTAACAGGGCGGTTCTCGGCTTGATCCCCGCTCGAGGCGGGTCGAAAAGAGCGCCGAAGAAGAATCTTCGCCGGGTAGGAGGGCGACCGCTTATCGCGTGGACGATCGAAGAGGCGCGAAAGTCTCGCTACATCGATCGCCTCATCCTATCTTCTGAAGACGATGAGATCATTGCGGTCGCGAAAGAGTGGGGTTGCGAGGTCCCGTTCAAACGTCCTCCGGAACTGGCTACCGATGAGGCTCGGGGCATAGAGCCTGTCTTGCATGCGTTACATGTCGTGCAAGGCTTTGACCTCATCGTGCTGTTGCAGCCGACGTCACCGCTTCGCATTGTGGACGATATTGATCAGTGCATAGAGAAATGTGTCTATGATGAGGGCGCGCCTTGTGTCGTGAGCGTCGCGCAGGTCGACAAGAATCCCGGCTGGATGTATACCTTAGAAAGAGCGAACAAGCTGAGACCCCTTCTCAAGGGTACAGACTCAAGTACGCCGTACGCTCTCGATCCCGTCTATGCCTTAAACGGCGCGGTCTATGTCGCTGAGGTTAATTGGCTGAAGAAATCGAAATCATTTCTAACGGACGAAACGGTAGGAATGATCATGCCTAAAGAGAGATCGTTGGATATCGATACGGAATTGGATTTCCGGATCCTTAACGCCATCATTCCAAGCAATGAGCAGGTCTAAGTGTCCACGTTTTACCGATGCATGCCGATTCAGAGTCACAACGGATCGCGTTGAGCGTTTCATCGCCCTCCCTCAGCCTTGAGAATCTTTCTCCATTGCGGTTCGCAACCGTACCTGCGGGTTCTTTTCTGAATCGAGCGGTCTTGCCACAATGTCCCTCGTAAGACGGGTCGCCGGCAGTTCCTTCATCTATGCAACGACAACGCTGTTGCAACGAGGAATCGCCTTCCTATTGCTGCCCCTGTACACACGATTTCTCACTCCTGAGGATTACGGTGTTCTCGCGGTCGTGGGCGCGCTGAGCACGTTTCTGGTCGTGTTTTGTTCTCTCTCGATGCACGGGGCGGTCAATCGGTATTACTTCTTGTATCGTGACTCCCCAGAGGTGCTCAAAGACTTCTTGGGGACCGTTATTGTCACATCATTAATGACGGCGTCGGGATTCACGATCGCTCTCCTAGCCGTCGGTGAATGGATATTGGCTCCCGTCTATGGAGCCATTCCGTTCTGGCCGTATGTGGTCTTAGGAATAGCCACGGCCGCCTTTCAACCCGTATCGCTCATGTTCCTGGCAATGCTGCAAGCGCGCCAAGAGGTCAAGCGGTATGCTTTTCATAGCCTCGCGCAGTTCGGCTTAACGGTCATGTTGGTGATCGCATTTGTCGTGCTGATGCGATGGGATGCCAGAGGGCCGCTCCTTGCGGGGTTACTCGTTGCGGCACTGTACTGCATCCTGTCTTTGTACTTGCTGAGACACGAGTATAGGGTCTGTTTCAAACCCGAGCACTTTCGTAGTGCACTGAGCTACAGTCTCCCATTAATCCCGCATACGGTGGCGTCGCAAGTCACGGCGTCGTTCGATCGGATTATGATCAACGGCATGGTCAGCACGGCTGCCGCAGGGCTCTACAACATCGGGGCCTCGTTTGGCGGAGTCATGGCATTTATGGCGGATGGCATGAATCGGGCCTATGGGCCGGTGGCCATGGATTCTTTGCAAGCAGGGGATCGCCACAGACTCGACGAACTCGCGAAGATAGGGTTGATGATTATCGCCGGTCTCAGCTTAGCGGCCTCTGCGCTATCCTTGTTCGCCAAGGAAGCGGTCGCGTTGCTTACGGCGCCCGCCTTTCATGACAGCTATGCAGCTGTTCCGTGGATAGCGTTCAGTTTCGTTGCCTCAGGAGTGTACTACCTATTTGTGAACATTTTCTTTTTCAACGTTCACCTCACGAAGATTATCGCGGTCGCGACGTTAAGTGGGGCGGTGTTCAACATCGGCCTGAACTACGCGCTGGTCAAACTATACGGACTGATAGGTGCGGCAGTGGCCGCCCTCTTGGCAAAGATCGCGATAGCCATGATCGTCGCCGTGCTTGGGCGGCGATATGATCCGGTGACGTGGAACTACACGCAGATCGCTCTTATCCCTCTCATATGTCTGGTAGCTGTCCTCATGGTTGATGTCGCGAGCTCCGAGGATCTTGTGGTAGCCGCCCTGGAAAAGATGGCGGTTCTGTGCGCTCTCGTCTTGGTCATTGGTCAATCGGCCTGGCGTGATCCTCTCTATCTCATGCGGAGCGGAATGACGGCGGCACGGGACATGCTCGGAGCCCTGAAGGTTGCTTGAGACGGTAAAGGATCGGTGGTGCAGAGGATGAAAGCGTCCGAGATCGTCGATCAAATTATCGAGATCGAAGCAGCTGCGCCCGTGGAACAATGGACGATTGATGGGATACACGTGTGGCCTCTCATCCGGATCCAACTCGGTACGGATCTCTTTAAAACTCATCAATCGACGAGATCGGATCTATCCGGAGCTTCCCATGTTTGGAGAAGGGGGGCTGCCTGTTTGAGGGGCTGGGGGGCGTTTTCCGCTGCGAGTTGGCTGGACCGAAGAGAAGGGCATGCGGACATCGGGAAAGCGCAGGCACTGTTCCTCACGAGTGGGGTGGCCTTTACGGCTCTTCAAGGGAAGTATTACGAACGATTTTGCGATCCTATCCGAAGTTACTTGGATTCCCGCAACATATCTTCGCTCATGCTGACCCCTCTTGACCGATTTCTTGTTCCGCGATTCTCTCCATCCAGGTTCATCCAGCCTCAGTTGGACTGGATACAAATAAAGCACACGATCTTCCGAAATAACCGCCGACCGGTGGAATGTCTGCCTGGATTTGAGTCAGTCTTCGAGAGGTTGAGACAGGTTGCCCCGGCCGTTGTGCCGAAGCTTGATCGCGTTCGCCATCATGTTTCGTTAGTCGTCGAGTTTTCCCGCTATTTCGAGCGTCTGCTGGAGCAAGTCCGGCCGAGAATCTGCTTCCTTGTCGCGTACTATTGGCTCGTGGGGTATGGACTGCTGCTGGCGTGTAAGCGAAACGGCATCCCGACAATCGATCTTCAGCATGGGACGCAGGGGGCTATGCATCGCGCTTATGGCAATTGGACCAAAGTTCCTGCGCAAGGGTATGAGCTTCTGCCGACACACTTTTGGTGCTGGACCGACGACGAGGTGGCTGTCATTCAAAGGTGGGCGGAGAGCACCGGAGGCGCGCATCGGCCTGTGGTGGGGGGGAATTTGTTCCTCAATCTCTGCAAGTCAAACAGTCTATCATCTGTACGCGAATGCGATGATCTGGTGCGAAAAAAAGTAGGCGCGTTGGGAGCCGACAAGCAGATTCTCGTCACATTGCAGTGGGGATTACTGACGGATGAATTTACGCGAACGCTGTCACGCGCAATTGAGAGCACCGTGGATAGGTATCAATGGTGGCTCCGCTTGCACCCCTCGATGCTCCAAGAGAGAAAAAAAGTCAGAAAAATGTTCGGCCATTTTCCTAACGTGGACGTAGACATGGCGACGGATCTACCACTCTATGCCCTCCTGCAGCACATGACCGTGCATGTGACACACTCCTCCTCCACCGTGTTAGAGGCGTATGAGTTCGGCATTAGGTCGGTCGTATGCAGTCGCTACGGGCAAGAACTCTTTCTGAATCAAGAGAAAGAAGGTGTACTCATATATGCAGGAACGCATGAGGATCTTCTTATGGCTATTGATAAGCAGCGGAACCTCAGGGGTGCAATGGAACAGATAACAGCGCAAGGGTCCGAGCAGGTCAAAATGTCCTATAGCGTGTTGGACCGCTTGGTGGGGGTCGTGTGACATGATGATGGCCCGTGTCGATCATTGTCCGGACCACCTCAACCGAGACTTGTTTTCGCTTTTCTTTTTCGGTGCCACGTCGCGGTTCCGTTGTTGCTCATTGGTGCCATATGTCGGATAGGGGAATTGCGTGCCCAATCCCCTAAAGGCAGGACAGTGGAACCACGCAGGCAATCATGCGGCCAGTCGCGTCATCACAGGTCTCGTGAACGAGCTGTAGCGGCGGTGCAGAGAGGTCTGGCCATGCGCAGATGAAGGTCTTGTTTGTCACTCATGATGCGGGGCTGTACGGCGCGTCGCGAAGTCTGCAGCCGGTCGTCAAAGGGTTCGCCGGAGAAGTCGCGGATCTTATCGTCAGCCGGCGTTTCGTCGACAATGTCTCAGCTGCGGACCTTCGTGCACGTTTTGGAGACCATCTTAGACGGATTTATCGCTATTTCTTGCCATTCGATCGTATCTATCGAGGCAAAGATACGCGTAAAGCGCGATCGGCTGTCAGCGCAACGGCTCGTGCCATGTTGTGGCGGGCGCAGCGTCCGGCCGTGATGAGACTTCTCGAGACAGAACAGTACGATATGATTCACCTGAATTCGCTGTCTCTCTTCGGGCTGGTTGATCCGGCCTATCCGTTCTTCATCCATGTGAGAGAGATCTATGACGGGACCAATCCCATGGTGTGCACCAGGCTGCGCCAAGCGCGCGGAGTGATTTTTATCGATGAGGCGACGAAGCAACCATTCCAACATTTGTCGTTGCCCAACAGTGTCGTCCTCAACAATCCGTGTGACATGACACCGGTGGAATCATGCGGGATGAATCATGGTCGAGCGTACCGGGATAAGGTCGTGTTCGCCATCATTGGAAAGCTCTCGGACAACAAAGGCACGCAATTCGTCATCGAGACGTTCCGCAGATTTACAAACGAAAACGTCATGTTGTTCATTGTGGGGAACGGGGATAAGGGCTATGTAGATTCCTGCAAACGGTCTGCGGAGGGCGATGCGCGCATTCGCTTCCTCGGCGAGCAGCCGGAAATTGAGAAGATTTACGCCATAGTGGATTATGTGCTTCGTGGGGAAGCGTATCCCTGTGTCGGAAGAACGATATACGAAGGGCTCTATGCCGGGTGTGAAGTGATCGTTCCGGGAGGGGCCGAAGCGGAGTCCTGTTTTTTTGAGACCGGCCGATTCAGCGGTAAGCTGCACTTCTATGAACCGAGAAACACGGAAAGCCTCATGAGCCAGTTGAAACGGCATGCCGGACGGAAAATCCTGGTCCGGCATCCGCTGTCGAACGTCCCTGAGTATCTGAAGCTGTTCAAGGCCTTCGTCTCTGCAAAATCACCTGGGCAGTCGATTCCCACTCCTACTGTGGCAGTGCGCCCATGAGTGCCGCAACCGCCGAAGCGCCTCGCGCCACCCTCATCGTCGCGGTCTATAATGCCGCACCGACAATCGCCAAATGTCTCGACAGCGTCGCGGCTCAAACATATGTTTCACGTGAATTGATCGTGATCGACGGGGGGTCCACCGATGGAACGGTGGATATCCTCCGGCGCAACGCCGACCAGCTCTCGTACTGGATATCAGAGCCGGACGCGGGAGTGTACAGTGCGTGGAACAAAGCGCTCGCCCGTGCACGAGGCGACTGGATCGCGTTTCTTGGTGCCGATGACTATCTTTGGGCTCCCGATGCCCTTGAGCGCTTAGTTCGGGAAGGTGATCAGGTGTTCCCCCGTAAGCGCATCATATACGGGCGAGTTGGATTCGTCTCAGCTCTTGGGAACGTGATCGAGACCGTCGGGAGACCGTGGGCGGAAATCCGCGATGAATTCAGGAATCGTATGGTTCTTCCGCATCCCGGACTCTTGTGCCATCGTTCGCTATTCGCCGAGCATGGGCTATTCGATGAGTCGTTCCGCATCTCCGGCGACTACGAATGGCTGCTGCGGGAGTTGAAGGATGGTGAGGCACAGTTTATCGACGGACCGTTTGTCGTGGGTATGCGGACGGGAGGGATGAGCAGCCAAGCGGGACGAGGCATGCAAATTTTCGTCGAGACACGACTGGCACAGCAGAAGCACGGATTGCGGCCGCATCTTTTTATTCGAGCATGGACATTCATGAAAGCGTATTTGAGAACAAAAGCAAGCGATATGTTCGGCGAATCTCTCGCGGCAAATCTTGTGAACAGGCTGCGCTGGCTTCGTTCTCGAATACTCTAATGGGATTCATGCGCGTGCTGCGGACTCCCATCTCACGCTGTTCTCCTCAGTCAGGGAAGGCTGCCCCCCAGTTGGGTCAGTGCCATAGATGTGCGGTATAGCCGGCGTTCTAGCGTGCAGACAATCTGAACCGAATCTTCTTGTTTCTGCGATGGTCGGGGCGATTCGCTATCGCGGGCCGGACGATTCAGGTGTGTGGAGCGATCCGTCTGTAGGCGTTGGGCTGGGCCATGCCCGGCTGTCGATCCTGGATCTCTCTGCCGCCGGTCACCAGCCGATGCATTCGACTTCCGGTCGATATGTGATCGTGTTCAACGGCGAAATCTACAATCATATGGACCTTCGCGAACAGCTCGGTAGTGTGCCGTGGCGCGGACATTCGGACACTGAAACACTGCTGGCGGCCTTTGAGAACTGGGGTGTCGAAAAAACTCTCCAAACCAGTGTCGGTATGTTTGCTGTAGCGCTGTGGGATCGGGTGGAGCGCTGTTTGATCTTGGCTCGTGACCGTATCGGTGAGAAGCCGCTTTACTACGGATGGCGCAACGGGACGTTCATGTTCGCCTCGGAGTTGAAGGCTTTGGAAGTCCACTCAGACTGGACCGGCGAAATCGATCGAGGCGCCCTGGCGTGCTTTCTGCGCTATGCCTATGTGCCCTTACCACATTCGATCTTTGTCGGGATCAGGAAACTCTTGCCGGGAAGCTATGTGATGATCTCAGCCATGGATTCAGCGGAGCATTGGCCGGAGCCCAAGCCTTATTGGTCTGCGGTGACGATTGCAGGACAGGACCGGCGGTTTGATTGGACCGATGAGACGGCCACGGATGAACTGTACCGGCTGTTACGTCGCGCAATCGGTGGACAGATGCTGGCCGATGTGCCGCTTGGCGCCTTGCTGTCGGGCGGCGTCGATTCCTCGACCGTGGTGGCCTTGATGCAGGCGCAGTCATCCCGGCCGATCAAGACTTTTTCGATCGGTTTTCTCGAAGACGAATACAATGAGGCGCCTCAGGCGAAAGCTATCGCGGCACACTTGGGGACCGAGCATACCGAATTCTACGTGGGTCCCGCCGACGCGTTAGCAGTGATTCCGCTCTTGCCGTCGATGTATGACGAGCCGTTTGCCGATCCATCCGCCATTCCAACTCACCTTGTCGCCCAGTTGGCCAGGCGGTCTGTCACAGTGGCACTTTCCGGGGACGGGGGTGACGAGCTGTTTGGAGGATACAATCGGTATTTCTGGGGGCGTTTAATCTGGCGGCGGATCGCGCGCCTGCCAAGATCCATGCGGGCCATGGTGGCTCGCGCCATAACCGTACTGTCACCTGACCAGTGGGACCGGTTCGGCAGAATATTGCGGCCTGGTCTTCCGGCATCATTGCGGATCCCGACGTTTGGCGACAAAATCAGAAAATTTGCTGAAATCGTCGATGTCGACAGCCAAACAGAGCTGTATCGGCGCTTGGTTTCGCAAGATCGAGAACCGGCCTCTTTGGTTCTCGGCGCCAAAGAGGAACACATATGGGCCGACGGCCAAGCGCGGCAGTTGGGAAAGCAGGACTTCAGTGAAGAAATGATGTTCCACGATTTGGTGGGCTATCTCACGGACGATCTCCTGGCCAAGGTCGATCGGGCGGCGATGGCGATCAGTCTCGAAACACGGATGCCCCTGCTCGACCATCGGGTGGTGGAGTTTGCCTGGACTCTTCCGATTTCGATGAAGATCAGAACTGAGCGTGAAGGGAAATGGCTGCTCCGGCAGGTTCTGTACCGCCATGTGCCTAAGCAACTCGTCGAAAGGCCTAAGATGGGCTTTGCTCTGCCGTTGGACTCGTGGCTCAGAAGCAGCTTGAGGGACTGGGCCGAGGCGTTGTTAGATGAGTCGCGGCTCCGACGTGAGGGATACTTGGATCCGGTTCCGATTCGAGCGAAATGGCGGGAGCATCTCTCAGGTCGGCGCAATTGGCAATATTGGCTCTGGAACGTGTTGATGTTTCAATCTTGGCTGAGTGCTCATGAGCGACCGCCCGCGCCTACTGTATCTCATCACTGAGGACTGGTATTTCTGGTCTCATCGCGCCGATCTCGCGCGGGCCGCGCAAGAGGCAGGATATGAGGTCGTCGTCGCGACGCGCGTGACCGATCATGGTGAGCGAATCAGAGAGCAAGGGTTTCAACTCATGCCGCTGGGAATGGTCCGTGGGAGCCACAATCCATTTCGCGAGTTGATCGCCATCGCCGAACTGGTGCGATTGTATCGCCGTGTCAGACCCACTGTGGTTCACCATGTTGCCATGAAGCCGATTCTCTATGGAACCCTCGCTGCGTGGGTCACTCGAGTTCCCGGGGTGATCAATGCATTTGCCGGTCTCGGGTATGTCTTTGTCGACGACCGGAGTCGGCTGCTACGATGGTGTGTGAAGACGGCGCTGAAGGCTGTGCTCCATTTGGGGCGCTCAACCGTCCTGGTCCAAAACCACGATGACCAGAACCGGCTTGTCAGTGAAGGGGTGGTTCCTGTCTCGCGCAC is a genomic window containing:
- a CDS encoding nucleotidyltransferase family protein: MSPSISASKEWRKAILPKGATIQQAIRSLNESSCQIALVVLPDGTLQGTLTDGDIRRGLLRGLDLNSAIDTIIQREPLVVPPELSRDTVLQLMQANRVHQVPVVDGSRRVVGLHLWAELMEPPQRANLMIIMAGGEGTRLRPHTEHCPKPLLPLGDKPMLEHIIELARAEGFVRFVLAIHYLGHMIEEYFGDGSRWQVQITYLRESSPLGTAGALGLLQARPELPFVVTNGDVITDIHYGKLLDFHIRHEATATMAVRVHEWQHPFGVVQTQGVDIVGFEEKPVARSHINAGVYALDPEALSVLSPESYCDMPVLFERLREKAKRTVAYPMHEPWLDVGRPDDLSRAIAESSKTLKDEPRKV
- a CDS encoding acylneuraminate cytidylyltransferase family protein, producing the protein MIRNRAVLGLIPARGGSKRAPKKNLRRVGGRPLIAWTIEEARKSRYIDRLILSSEDDEIIAVAKEWGCEVPFKRPPELATDEARGIEPVLHALHVVQGFDLIVLLQPTSPLRIVDDIDQCIEKCVYDEGAPCVVSVAQVDKNPGWMYTLERANKLRPLLKGTDSSTPYALDPVYALNGAVYVAEVNWLKKSKSFLTDETVGMIMPKERSLDIDTELDFRILNAIIPSNEQV
- a CDS encoding oligosaccharide flippase family protein, encoding MSLVRRVAGSSFIYATTTLLQRGIAFLLLPLYTRFLTPEDYGVLAVVGALSTFLVVFCSLSMHGAVNRYYFLYRDSPEVLKDFLGTVIVTSLMTASGFTIALLAVGEWILAPVYGAIPFWPYVVLGIATAAFQPVSLMFLAMLQARQEVKRYAFHSLAQFGLTVMLVIAFVVLMRWDARGPLLAGLLVAALYCILSLYLLRHEYRVCFKPEHFRSALSYSLPLIPHTVASQVTASFDRIMINGMVSTAAAGLYNIGASFGGVMAFMADGMNRAYGPVAMDSLQAGDRHRLDELAKIGLMIIAGLSLAASALSLFAKEAVALLTAPAFHDSYAAVPWIAFSFVASGVYYLFVNIFFFNVHLTKIIAVATLSGAVFNIGLNYALVKLYGLIGAAVAALLAKIAIAMIVAVLGRRYDPVTWNYTQIALIPLICLVAVLMVDVASSEDLVVAALEKMAVLCALVLVIGQSAWRDPLYLMRSGMTAARDMLGALKVA
- a CDS encoding glycosyltransferase, with translation MKVLFVTHDAGLYGASRSLQPVVKGFAGEVADLIVSRRFVDNVSAADLRARFGDHLRRIYRYFLPFDRIYRGKDTRKARSAVSATARAMLWRAQRPAVMRLLETEQYDMIHLNSLSLFGLVDPAYPFFIHVREIYDGTNPMVCTRLRQARGVIFIDEATKQPFQHLSLPNSVVLNNPCDMTPVESCGMNHGRAYRDKVVFAIIGKLSDNKGTQFVIETFRRFTNENVMLFIVGNGDKGYVDSCKRSAEGDARIRFLGEQPEIEKIYAIVDYVLRGEAYPCVGRTIYEGLYAGCEVIVPGGAEAESCFFETGRFSGKLHFYEPRNTESLMSQLKRHAGRKILVRHPLSNVPEYLKLFKAFVSAKSPGQSIPTPTVAVRP
- a CDS encoding glycosyltransferase, with protein sequence MSAATAEAPRATLIVAVYNAAPTIAKCLDSVAAQTYVSRELIVIDGGSTDGTVDILRRNADQLSYWISEPDAGVYSAWNKALARARGDWIAFLGADDYLWAPDALERLVREGDQVFPRKRIIYGRVGFVSALGNVIETVGRPWAEIRDEFRNRMVLPHPGLLCHRSLFAEHGLFDESFRISGDYEWLLRELKDGEAQFIDGPFVVGMRTGGMSSQAGRGMQIFVETRLAQQKHGLRPHLFIRAWTFMKAYLRTKASDMFGESLAANLVNRLRWLRSRIL
- the asnB gene encoding asparagine synthase (glutamine-hydrolyzing), producing the protein MCGIAGVLACRQSEPNLLVSAMVGAIRYRGPDDSGVWSDPSVGVGLGHARLSILDLSAAGHQPMHSTSGRYVIVFNGEIYNHMDLREQLGSVPWRGHSDTETLLAAFENWGVEKTLQTSVGMFAVALWDRVERCLILARDRIGEKPLYYGWRNGTFMFASELKALEVHSDWTGEIDRGALACFLRYAYVPLPHSIFVGIRKLLPGSYVMISAMDSAEHWPEPKPYWSAVTIAGQDRRFDWTDETATDELYRLLRRAIGGQMLADVPLGALLSGGVDSSTVVALMQAQSSRPIKTFSIGFLEDEYNEAPQAKAIAAHLGTEHTEFYVGPADALAVIPLLPSMYDEPFADPSAIPTHLVAQLARRSVTVALSGDGGDELFGGYNRYFWGRLIWRRIARLPRSMRAMVARAITVLSPDQWDRFGRILRPGLPASLRIPTFGDKIRKFAEIVDVDSQTELYRRLVSQDREPASLVLGAKEEHIWADGQARQLGKQDFSEEMMFHDLVGYLTDDLLAKVDRAAMAISLETRMPLLDHRVVEFAWTLPISMKIRTEREGKWLLRQVLYRHVPKQLVERPKMGFALPLDSWLRSSLRDWAEALLDESRLRREGYLDPVPIRAKWREHLSGRRNWQYWLWNVLMFQSWLSAHERPPAPTVSHH